One window from the genome of Bufo bufo chromosome 4, aBufBuf1.1, whole genome shotgun sequence encodes:
- the LOC120999066 gene encoding protein kinase C delta type-like: MLANCNEADVLVEHRVLQLASGSPFLVHADFAFQTKMLVLLGLEYMSCGDFDQFLNMKGRLDIPSARFYAAELVCGIQYLHSKGIIHRDLKPENILVAETGHIKITDFGLALENMLGDRTATEYAGTEGYVAPEMLAKEEYGVGVDWYSFGVILNEMITSKCKYDPTQFDITHSSAEDIIKELLQRDPAKRLGVHGNIRGHHFFQHIDWVSVEALEMPPPHIPVVSA, encoded by the exons ATGCTTGCCAACTGCAATGAGGCGGATGTGTTGGTGGAGCACCGAGTCTTACAGCTGGCATCTGGGAGCCCCTTCCTTGTCCACGCGGACTTTGCATTCCAGACCAAG ATGCTTGTTCTACTTGGTCTGGAATACATGAGCTGCGGGGACTTTGATCAGTTCCTAAACATGAAGGGGCGGCTTGACATCCCCAGTGCAAG ATTCTATGCCGCTGAGCTCGTGTGTGGCATCCAATATCTCCATTCTAAGGGCATCATCCACAGAGACCTCAAGCCCGAGAACatcctggtggctgagacgggccATATTAAGATCACGGATTTCGGTCTCGCACTTGAGAACATGCTTGGAGACCGCACAGCCACCGAATATGCTGGAACAGAAGGCTATGTGGCTCCTGAG ATGCTGGCTAAGGAGGAGTATGGCGTTGGAGTGGACTGGTATTCATTTGGCGTCATCTTAAATGAAATGATTACCAGTAAGTGTAAGTACGATCCTACACAATTTGACATCACACACTCCAGCGCCGAAGACATCATTAAAGAG CTCCTCCAGAGAGATCCTGCCAAGCGCTTAGGAGTCCATGGTAACATCAGAGGCCATCATTTCTTCCAGCATATTGACTGGGTCTCTGTGGAAGCCCTTGAGATGCCACCACCACACATCCCTGTAGTAAGTGCATAA